The proteins below come from a single Neospora caninum Liverpool complete genome, chromosome IX genomic window:
- a CDS encoding putative 2OG-Fe(II) oxygenase family protein, protein MERPGSPAFRRESGFFTSAHVPRYAVVRGREEAAPVMFALSSPGLASLYQASPALSPLVVSPQDSLYTEVVGRSPPLRPMSPRLPGKRFVQSRSPVHAAAASALSNPQRNTVSLKALDGSVRLAPSRAARVCESSTKVVARRITPAMEARTEASSFAGGLIPSIKSLFGFSSAAESPGSQADAVAWKRAGTSAVRAAQQVAQEGRESRRVSRRSFALQQHGPTGERTAMHPEMSALSRGTLAFSQLVQQANSPSGSQLPCLLTDKRVGPAVEKGSRLPTKGPRGGPVCVDAAGNLWEMSRVGGPGRATPAHGGQSAGQQTAAQSPSAESGVANGKTGNHAPGVAGATAAPSAAHRASPAGVVAQEQKQSPSGARGSRRVSQENETGEGVKGEAAGVRGLSGLAANPPNGVAGAGNGRGPEGGARQDAGPMLYEDNHVLLQFGQSYPEGVLTGCKKVVEFNPETSQVKERVVHKLMIHESPDVFVLPDLLSPASCDKVISICEGRWERSKTSRGPMHALSESYSSGDSLSRTSMSVRLSPGETPEVERLESIVAAFAEMPVSHLEPLVVVKYEEGEFFREHHDGQFRRTTILLYLNDVAEGGETEFPHLGLKLSPVKGSGVMWRNVFETTNQIDPRVLHAALPPVAGRKYVVNCFFNERPVRVASAPKAVPANGNPQQLHRSEKGVAASLSGLPRPLTPAASLDPRLARPHLVPSGAAPLASHSGQSSNVERHTRRVSRSDASQVLPANSQMSGLSSVNPHQSTAIPGAGRAVFAAQNTQAAAASGVQGVNGSVLGCASSGATHGPHTTLQMPACQAGRRQVPQSSSPHAVHAQQLRHGTAGLPSHMPGYGHLGGATGGVAGANFLGQKGATVGGMGGNAGANFFSSAPAFVMVFGPNGVPQLKPLTKEQLDDGVGKYLIMEAMQTMKPPASPFAGGLHH, encoded by the exons ATGGAGCGTCCCGGTTCGCCGGCGTTTCGGCGGGAGTCTGGCTTCTTTACCTCCGCCCACGTGCCTCGATATGCCGTGGTgcggggcagagaagaagccgcgccgGTCATGTTTGCCCTCTCCTCCCCAGGCTTGGCAAGTCTCTATCAGGCTTCGCCAGCTCTTTCTCCGCTAGTTGTTTCTCCGCAGGACTCTCTTTACACTGAAGTTGTCGGGcggtctccgcctctccgccccATGAGCCCGCGCCTGCCAGGGAAACGTTTCGTGCAGTCGCGGTCTCCGGTCCACGCGGCTGCCGCCAGCGCGCTGTCGAACCCGCAAAGGAACACAGTTTCCTTGAAGGCGTTGGACGGGTCGGTGCGCCTCGCCCCGAGCCGCGCCGCCCGAGTGTGCGAATCTTCTACGAAGGTGGTGGCGCGGCGCATCACCCCCGCGATGGAAGCGAGGACGGAAGCCAGCTCTTTCGCGGGAGGCCTCATTCCCTCCATCAAGTCGCTCTTTGGGTTCAGCTCGGCTGCCGAATCGCCGGGATCACAGGCGGACGCCGTCGCCTGGAAGCGCGCGGGGACTTCTGCGGTGCGAGCGGCCCAGCAGGTTGCCCAAGAGGGACGGGAGTCAAGGCGCGTGTCTCGTAGGAGCTTCGCGCTTCAGCAGCACGGTCCGACAGGCGAACGCACCGCGATGCACCCCGAGATGTCCGCTCTGTCTCGAGGAACGCTCGCCTTCAGCCAACTGGTTCAGCAGGCGAATAGCCCCTCCGGCAGCCAGCTGCCTTGTCTCCTTACCGACAAGCGTGTTGGGCCCGCtgtggagaagggaagtcGCCTTCCGACGAAAGGTCCTCGCGGAGGCCCCGTGTGTGTGGATGCGGCAGGAAACCTCTGGGAAATGTCTCGAGTGGGCGGTCCCGGGCGTGCGACACCCGCGCACGGCGGACAGAGCGCTGGACAGCAGACAGCGGCCCAGTCGCCGTCGGCGGAAAGTGGAGTGGCGAATGGGAAAACGGGCAACCACGCGCCTGGGGTAGCGGgtgcgacggcggcgcccTCGGCCGCTCACCGGGCTTCCCCTGCAGGGGTCGTTGCACAGGAGCAAAAACAGTCCCCAAGTGGGGCGCGGGGCTCGAGACGCGTGAGccaggaaaacgagacaggcgagggagtgaagggcgaggccgcaggAGTTCGAGGACTTTCTGGACTCGCCGCCAACCCCCCGAACGGTGTCGCGGGTGCAGGGAACGGCCGGGGCCCCGAGGGAGGAGCCAGGCAGGACGCAGGACCGATGCTCTATGAGGACAACCACGTTTTGCTCCAGTTTGGGCAATCCTATCCCGAGGGCGTCTTGACCGGCTGTAAAAAGGTTGTCGAATTCAATCCGGAAACGAGCCAAGTCAAAGAACGCGTAGTCCACAAACTCATGATTCACGAGAGTCCCGACGTGTTTGTCCTGCCCGATCTCCTCTCACCTGCGTCATGCGACAAAGTGATCTCCATTTGCGAAGGCCGCTGGGAGCGTAGCAAGACGAGTCGCGGCCCCATGCATGCTCTGTCG GAAAGCTACTCTTCAGGGGACAGCCTGTCACGGACAAGCATGTCGGTGCGCCTTTCCCCTGGGGAAACACCGGAGGTCGAACGCCTAGAAAGCATCGTGGCTGCCTTTGCCGAGATGCCCGTTAGTCATCTCGAGCCCCTTGTGGTAGTCAAGtacgaggaaggagagttCTTTAGGGAGCACCACGATGGTCAGTTCCGCCGCACAACGATTCTGCTGTACCTAAATG ATGTGGctgagggaggcgagaccgAGTTCCCCCATCTCGGTCTGAAGCTTTCGCCAGTCAAGGGAAGCGGAGTGATGTGGCGGAATGTATTCGAGACAACGAACCAAATCGATCCCCGTGTCCTTCACGCAGCGTTGCCCCCGGTGGCGGGAAGAAAGTATGTGGTCAACTGTTTCTTCAATGAACGTCCTGTGCGAGTTGCGTCGGCGCCGAAAGCGGTTCCAGCGAATGGCAACCCTCAGCAGTTGCACAGGTCGGAGAAAggcgtcgcggcgtctctctctggccttcCCCGTCCACTCACCCCGGCCGCTTCTTTGGATCCGCGCCTCGCACGTCCGCATCTTGTACCATCCGGAGCGGCTCCCCTGGCGAGCCATTCGGGCCAGAGTTCGAATGTGGAGCGCCACACcaggcgtgtctctcgctcggaTGCTTCTCAGGTACTGCCTGCGAATAGCCAGATGAGCGGGCTTTCCTCTGTTAATCCCCACCAGAGCACTGCTATCCCTGGCGCAGGGCGTGCCGTGTTTGCAGCGCAGAACACCCAAGCCGCGGCTGCAAGTGGCGTTCAGGGTGTGAATGGGAGCGTCCTGGGCTGTGCGTCAAGTGGAGCGACTCACGGTCCACACACAACGCTTCAAATGCCCGCGTGCCAGGCAGGACGTCGGCAAGTTCCTCAGTCATCGTCACCGCATGCGGTGCATGCCCAGCAGCTACGCCACGGTACGGCAGGGCTGCCATCCCACATGCCAGGCTACGGCCATCTGGGCGGAGCGACGGGTGGGGTTGCAGGAGCGAATTTCCTCGGGCAGAAGGGAGCTACGGTGGGAGGGATGGGAGGGAATGCGGGAGCGAACTTTTTCTCGAGTGCCCCCGCCTTCGTGATGGTTTTCGGCCCAAACGGAGTGCCGCAGTTGAAGCCGCTGACGAAAGAGCAACTCGATGATGGCGTGGGGAAATATTTGATCATGGAAGCAATGCAAACCATGAAAccccctgcctcgccgtttGCCGGAGGACTGCACCACTGA
- a CDS encoding mnd1 family protein, related produces the protein MAKSKQTAEDRLRKFHELVLESQSFYGSKELEKMAEKAGYRSMQAKDAIKMLLDENLIKTDKIGSSSVFWELKSEATAQRQLTLEKLMKQKASVECALNSLKQKATDMRNASPEEVLRAEELSRQLSELKKHVSEAAANDPGKIQTMIQENAYARDALVRWTDNICCLSEHYGTRG, from the exons ATGGCAAAGTCTAAACAGACTGCGGAGGACCGCCTCCGCAAATTCCATGAGCTTGTACTGGAGTCGCAGTCCTTTTATGGCTCGAAGGAATTAGAAAAGATGGCTGAAAAAGCAGGTTATAGATCCATGCAAGCGAAAG ATGCCATAAAAATGCTGCTTGACGAAAATCTGATCAAGACAGACAAAATAGGatcttcctccgttttctg GGAGTTGAAGAGCGAAGCCACGGCGCAGAGGCAGTTGACGTTGGAGAAACTGAT GAAGCAGAAAGCAAGTGTGGAGTGTGCCTTGAACTCTCTGAAGCAAAAGGCTACTGATATGAGGAACGCTTCTCCA GAAGAAGTCCTCAGAGCGGAAGAGTTATCACGGCAGTTGTCCGAGCTCAAAAAGCATGTGTCTGAGGCGGCAGCTAACGACCCAGGAAAAATTCAGACGATGATACAGGAGAATGCCTACGCACGGGACGCGCTGGTCCGGTGGACTGACAATATATGCTGTCTTAGTGAGCACTATGGGACTAGAGGGTGA